The genome window TTATCTATATTTAGCTAAGGCTACGAAATACACCAATTTTGTACGTAGGTGGTTTAGTGACAACTTCTACGGTAGCTTACGGAAGATGAAGACTGTATCGTTGGTAGTCATTTTGTGCCATtcaaagccggccgaggtggccgagcggttctaggcgctacagtctggaactgcgcgaccgctacggtcgctggttcgaatcctgcctcgggcataggtgtgtgtgatgtccttaggttagttaggtttaagtagttctaagttctaggggactgatgacctcagaaattaagtcccatagtgctcagagctcttttttttttttttttttttttaagcatcgAAAATCAGAGAGCACAACAAAGCATATCTTCTATTTGGTGGCGGATGACAAGTATTAAAGTGTCTTAAACATAATTTAGGCTAGAACATAACTATTAAATCACTGTTTAAAACTGCACTCATTTCTAACGCATTATAGATTTGTGTATCAGAAACTTGGATAATGGTTTCATTGCTCGAGATATTTAAGTATGGAAAGGCGAGTTCTACAGTGTGAATCGCCTAAGACTTGATCGGAAATACTGCGGGAATAGAAAATGCTAACGGTGTGCGCTTTTTACAGaaaggattggtagtcaggggctcgtattgttagcctatGAACAGTGGGTGATAATACTTAgaaaagtgtactttttgtgcagACATAGACTTCTTTAAATGGAACTGCCtaatgacattaacaaactaaaggtatggtaaattagaatgtcaatgatgtttgttacaggattctagtgACAGTCGTTTACAAGGTATCGTAGTTTGAGAGGTTCCAATGCTGAAACTTGGCCATACCTGTGGTAGCACTCACTAAAAAACAGTATAAGtgaatacactagttatgtggattccgaCCACTGACGAAACAACTGACCGTCACAGGTTGCGCTGAAAATGTCCAGTGACAGCAacagtacacgcttccagtctggtaggaaacgactgctgcacacgtgctagcgttTCAGAGGAGatatccgagcaggctgcagtaataagtcgttgcatatcatcggatgtagttggtagggccttgtagacagcatctttcagctttccccacaaaaaagtctacaggcgtaaaATCTGGGGAACGGGCCGGCCAAAGTTCAGGTCTCCTGCTTCCGATCCCCCATCTATTTGGAAACAATTCataagacatgctgtggtgctccgtgcactatgggctggacaactGTCATGTTGGTACCTCAGGTTCCTCCTAATCTGTAGAGGAACGTGGAAGATAGTGTattaggaggctgcaatacttaTGCGCGTtaagtgttccgtctatgaaaaacggcccTATGAGcttatggttcactatcccacaccacacatttacactctaTAGACGTTCCATcagacgaagccaacggggattatcaacagaccaatagtgcatggtTTGGCGGTTTACCTCGCCATAACTGGTAAACGtgaattcatcactgaacaagcTACATGTTacttctggagtatcctgtcttaatgcctttGTGTAGAAGTTAAaccgattctcataatcgtttccatgcagcttaaaatgttcaaatgtgtgcgagttcttaagggaccaaactgcagaggtcagcggtccctagacttacacactacttcctaaactaacctatgctaagaacaacacagggcGCTTGCCTGAGCCACGCCACTTCCTCATGCGACTGCGTGGGAGCTAACATGCGGATGAACTGCAACAGCAGGAAGAACCTTTATTTCGCCCCTCTTCTTTcgtcacttgttttcttctgttacgttgtctaggtccTACACTACCATTTTTAAGTAACTGGGTGAAGAAGTTGATAaataaatgccgagatggttgacgtctatatCCTgcagcatacaccgtacaagaacaaactgcattcttaCTATACTCTCCGTACAACATGAGCATGTCAGCTTTctatgcattggtaaatcccatcgtccccAAACGACCTACTGCATGGACTGTCGTATCTGACTGACTACCAAgtcacaatgcactcaaggaacaaaaCAAGTTCGCTGTAAGCAAAAATAACAttatcatacctagcaactacgcaggctgaATAGCACAaagaagtgtcggtgtggaaacttaaaaaaaaaaaagatatctcgtaaactactcgctatagaatcctgcaacaaacaccactgacattattatttaccctacttttagttgttAATATGAATTGGGGTTGCTCATTTTTAAaaagtatgtttgcacaaaaaatacactttctaagtattattaaaaaGTTTATTGGCAAACATACGAGcccttgactaccaatccattctgtgaaaaccacacacaaacagcactttccatttccgcaatatttgaggTGCCCGTTTTAAGTGATTCACGCTGTATATTCTTAAACTATATTGAAATGGGTTCTTCACTGTGCCCCAGTGAAGCATTTTGATATGAAGGCGTTTGTGAAAATCTTTTTAAGGCCTGTGCTAATGCATACCTACTACATGAGTCCAACAGTTTGTAGTTTGTCTACGCTCAAAATGCACTTCTGCTGGCAAGAAAGGAAGTCTGTATAGCTTGCGTAAGACATAATGACGTAAGGAAAAAATCGGGATAAATTGGAAAACACGATGAATCACATTTGAATGAATAGTGGCGTCTATTTGGCCTCGAAATGCTAATGAAAAAAAACGAGTGATGATTATTAACACAGTGAACATGGCCTTAGAAGTCAGTGAGAAATTCCATTTGGAATATGAATTGTGGCACTTAAAGAAAACCTTGATAAAAAATGTTGAAGTAAGCACACCTGACAAAATACTAGCCAACCCCCTTACAACAGTACACAAAtagtcgctttggagcgctgtaaaTGGCGTAGAACTTGTTCTAGGAGGTCATGTGACATTTCACAGCTGACTAAGTCATTGTAGTGAAGTGACGTTTATTTCCAGTCGGTTGTATGCAGTCTATGTAGTAAGAAGGGTCGCTGTGAAGACCTGACAGAAGAGACTAGCAGATAGCGAAGTTGGAAGTGCCCAtgaccacactgtgaatgaagttgcccgattcgTTAGAGTACCGACGTGGGCTGTCCAACGTTTAGTACAAGGAAACCAGCCATGTAATACGGTGCAAAAGCAGTGGAGATGTATACAACGCCTTGGAAATGATAAATAATCGGTATCAAACCCAACAGAGAGACCTGCTGTCAGTGAAAGGAGGCCCATCTGAACCAGTTCCCAAACGAACGTTGCGAAGGAAACTGCTTGCAATGGACATGTGGAGTCGGAGTCttcgcaaaaggccattgctccACGCCTTctgtgggccaaacaacacagaaactggttgCATCTAGTGTGGTCCGAGGAGTcgagattttgcctcttttcaaatgacgcaAAGCGTGGAGTGGACCGATGGCCCAACGAGACATTTAATCTGTAGTGTATGGAAGGTGTAGTGCATACCACAGATGATTCTGTAATGTTTTGGGGTGATTTTCGTTCACTGACTAGGTCTTACTCATTCAGGTTAACGTGAACACGTACCAAGACGTTTATCTCAACATTCTCGGCGTTGTCCTATCTTCTACAACTTTATGACGAATACACTGTGGGCACTCACGTCAGCCGAGACGATAACAGTCATGTTCACAGGGCTGCAGACATAGTTTCTGGTTCGATGAAGGCTTAAGTATCCTATCACTGCTCGACTGGGCCACCAAATCACTCGGTGTTAATCCCATGTACAATGCCCGAGACCGTTTGGAACACCGGCTCAAATGCAGCAAACAGCATCCCCGCAATTTGATAGCTGTTggggatctaatcatcaatgagcaGCTTTAGTTGAATACGGCATCCTTGAAGAAACTTGTAGACTCTCTCCCTCACAGAACCGAGACTATAATCCAGGGTGGAGCCTGAGACCTTGTGTCTTTAACTTCAGAGGTAATTGACGCCATGCATATCACTTTGAGAGAAACAAATGTGCACCGCAGCCATATAAAGAGTACAGTGATTGGAGTTAGTCTGTTGCAACAGTTAAGTGTTGCCTCTGATCGGTACGTAAGCAGACTGCTGCAACAACATTGCACATCATATGTTGCTCATCATTTCGAGGGGTGGAGATCAGGAATCCGTAAGACTTTTTGATAACAGATGCCGAAGCCACGTCAGAACTACTGCGCTGAAGGCCAAGGAGAACCTACACTGTGTTAATTAGGTGGTCATACTGAAGTGCTCATATAGTGTGTGTTTAAGGAGCTTAAGTTTCAAAACTGAGCGCGCAATTTACCCAATCTTTTGTCGCCGTTGAAGAGGTTGTCCAGGTGCGCACTGCCCCAGCCAGCAGTCAGCGTCAGTGAGTTGTTCTTACCCCTGATGTACTGCTTGCCATCAGCCTTCCTGACGAGGTCGTGTTGGAACGTGTAAGACACACGCACGTCGTCTGAAAAACGAAGGAAACACGGGGCTGCTTATTATCTCAGAAATCCGTGACGCCAAGAAACTACTTTTCTGAGTTTAGATGTAACTGCAGGACGGAGATTTACTTACCAAGGGTTATGTTTGCGTTTCCCTTTCCGGTGATGGGCAGTACCATTATCTTCCCCTTCACTACGTATTTTCCCAAAATTTCTATGTGCGGTACAGTAAGGTTGACAATCACGGTGTCCTTGGGAAGATCAAGGCTAAAATACAGAGTAAAAAAAATCGTTATTAGATTGTGAAGTTAAAAACAACTGCGAAATCAGATATTCGAAGGTCTTTTTAAGACtcaaactacagggtgattcaaaaagaataccacaactttaggaatttaaaactttgcaacgacaaaaggcagagctaagcactatctgtcggcgaattaagggagctataaagtttcatttagttgtacatttgttcgcttgaggcgctgttgactaggcgtcagcgtcagttgatgctaagatggcgaccactcaacagaaagctttttgtgttattgagtacggcagaagtgaatcgacgacagttgttcagcgtgcatttcgaacgaagtatggtgttaaacctcctgataggtggtgtattaaacgttggtataaacagtttacagagaatgggtgtttgtgcaaagggaaaagttctggacggccgagaacgtgtgatgaaaatgtagcacgcatccagcaagcatttgttcgcagcccaggaaaatcgactcgcagagctagcagagagctgcaaattccacaatcaactgtatggagagtcctacgaaaaaggttagttatgaaaccttatcgtctgaaattggttcaagcactgtctgcagctgataagattaaaagaatcgatttctgtgattttatccttgctcaaatggaaacagatgaatctttcgtttcaaagattgtgtttagtgatgaagcaactttccacactaacgggaaagtcaaccgtcacaatgtctgtatatggggcccTGAGAATccacgggaaacaactcagtatgaacgtgactcgcctaaggtgaacgttttctgtgccatttcagccaataaagtttttggtccctttttcttcgaaggtgctactgtaactggactacagtatctggagatgttagagaattggctgttccctcagctcgaacaagaagcacaacaattcatatttcagcaggatggagcgccaccatattggcacttatctgtccgtaactacctgaacgtcaactacccgaggcgatggatcggccgccaggaagcccgtgacagagcacttcatcactggcctccaagaagccctgatcttaccccctgcgattttttcttatgggggtatgttaaggatatggtgtttcggccacctctcccagccaccattgatgatttgaaacgagaaataacagcagctatccaacctgttacgcctgatatgctacagagagtgtggaacgagttggagtatcgggttgatattgctcgtgtgtctggagggggccatattgaacatctctgaacttggttttgagtgaaaaaaaaccttttaaatactctttgtaatgatgtataacagaaggttatattatgattctttcattaaatacacatttttaaagttgtggtattctttttgaatcaccctgtatatcgagagCCTACTTTCTCATTGCGCTGAATAATTATGGAAGTTCGCAAATTACTTCATGTCCTGTAAACTACATGCATCTCAGCAGAGGTGCCTGAAATGGCAGGAGTATTATAACCGAAATAGGCTGTAGTTTGACTTCTCCTGTCACCAGAGTATGTACCTCTTCGATTCAGTCGACGTATCTAATTATTTGAGACGTATTACCAATAGTCAAGTATCCCTCCATTTCCCTGCCCACAGTAAACATGTCTCATGCTGTCACATGCTCTCTGTATCTCAGCATTTAGAAGACAGCGTTGTTTGTAAATTTGATGGTAAAAAATTCGTAAATGTAAATGGTCCATTATTTCACGTATCTGGCATTGTTATGCATAAGAGACATGTCCACGTTGTAAAGATCATTGCTTCCTCTCGTGTTTCTTAAGCTATTGTCTCGCTGTGGCAAAATTTGCTAATCACGGTCAGTCGTCCATTcgtgatttgaaccatttattttattttgtgtttaattctttaATCTGTCTGTATCTACAATAGGAAAGTAAAATTGTGTGTCCTTCCCGTCTGTGAACTGTGTGAATTTTGTTCAGTATGTCttcatattttaactgtttgtttttTGCGTCTAGACTGGAAATCCCTCTAAAAATACATTCCCGTTTACCACACAAACGGTTGTCAAAAAGCAAGTGGATTTGATCAGTGTCGCGCAAGTTTGCTTGCTGTGTGTTAAGCTAATGCATGTACATTACAGACTACTGGTATGCAATCTTTTTTCACAGTCGCTTATAGAGGACGTACGTAAGAAAGGTGTTAAGGTTCCATTACTGACTGCACTAACTCCTGCGTAAAAACTGGACAGAAATGCATTTAAACTTGATAGACAAACACTTTAAAGGCAAAATCTGGCTCTACTTAAAATTAGTGAAAGGACAGTAGGGCAGAGCTGTAAAACATCATATAAGTAACATATTATTcgccgtatttatttatttatttattcattgcagTCACAAAACGTGCCTTCTGTGTGTCTAAAACAGGATGTAGGAAACTATACAAGCAGTAGGCTACACCAAAAATTCTCTACTTAACAGTACACATTTTTATTGACTCTAATAATGTAATGTTAAGATATTAATTTATACAATATACTTACACATATAGAAAGAAACTATAATTATTTGGAAAGAATATAAAACAAAGATAAGTaatgaaatagaaacaaaaaaaatgagtATATTACGTTACTTCTCACGTATATTTCTCTAGCTGACCTTCGGATTGCAGTACCTACGCTGAGTGGAAAAACAGCCTACTTCCTACATCTATCTGAAACATTTAAAACTATAATTACAATGGGGACCCTCTAAGTTACCTTCAACGAACTTCGAATTGATTCCGACAAAGTGACGAACAAGAATATCTTCTCTCTTCCTTGTCCAGTACACTAAAATTTTCGAATGTCGCTTAACACCACGGAAAGCGGAAGCAAAAGAGTAATGCACAAAGAACATTATCGTTGCAGCTTAGTTGTGCTGTGAATTAATCCTCGTAAAAATCAGTTGTACAAGTATATAGTCTGCCTGGATTATGAAGCTGTAAAACTAACACTGGCAATTGGCGAGATAAAATGAGCGAACTGTTGTATCAGAATCGATAAAACACTAACGCCTGCgtgaaaaatgcacagaaatgcatTTAAACTTGATAGACAAACACTTTAAAGGCAAAATATGGCTCAACTTAAAATTAGTGACATGGACGTAGGGCAGAACTGCAAAACACAATATAAGTAACCTTGTTGAAAGAAATAGCTGTCAGACTTCGCGAGTGTTCTGATTGTCCAACTGGTTCGCTGAGCGAGCTACTTCGACAAATGATTTTTAGGCGAGCTTTGTTAACAATGGAAGTAATCAACCTCAGTCCAAAATGCTGTGGTGCAAGTTCACAATAATTCGTGGCAGACCATTAACGGGACAAAACatgtaaataaaactgtttttACAATACTTTGCACATAAAATGCTGTTTTAATGAAATATACTTACGTCGAATGTATTTTTCACATATTCGAAAAAATACCGCCAGTCCAAAATGTTTCTGAGACTACGTTAATAAAATACAGAGGAAAGTTAAGATGGTgggtttaatgcttcaggtgttctacgcagcctcccccctcccctccactcccctccTCGCCGCCTGAGTACAATGCACAGGACCTTCAtaaaaccatgtgaaactgtcagaagagTCCTTCAACTCGCGCTTCACATTGGcgtgaatgtcggttatgtcgccaAAGCGTTTAGCCTTCatctgaatttctgcactttgtcgttttgtggtaggttcatgTCGTTAACACCAAGTATCGTCATTGTTTTTGTTCGGGAATCGAGGTATGTTCGCTAAGGAGTTGAACGCACATCCGTTGTTTGCAGTCATTAGTTCAAGACACCGCTGACGTCGCGTATATGCTAGGAATAAAATCAGTCAGGTAACTTTTTGGACTTAGGTTGTGCACACAGTTTTATGTCAACAACCTGTTATTTCCACTGCTTTAACAATATTGCACAATCGTGCGCTCAAAATTCGCTAAAGGTTAATTTCCCCCCAGACAAGCTTGGTGGAGCGATTGTAGAACCCATGACAGCGTGGGATGCGTATCATGTTCCGCCTGTGTTATTTGAACAAACCACCTCTGCAGACTACTTGTACTGACTAATTCGTAAGCTCCCGAGTATCGGCTGCAATCGGGCATAAGGTCttggtccaaggcataattctctgcctaatgtttcgtcttccaatgctggagacatcatcagaggctttaGCGACTCAGAATGCAGTTACAGACTAACAAGGTCAGCAAGATGAACTGTTTACATGTATCCACTCAACGGTCGGTTCGTGCCGTCATCAAACCACAGCCTAAGTTGACGAAGGCTCGCTGACATACACTATGGAACCTGTTATGGAGAAAagtttgcactgttgtatttgacactAAGGCCCACAACTAGTTTAATTTCAATCCTTTTGAATTTTTATGGCCTTCTAGGGTCGTAATTACTAGATCTTATTAAACCGACAGTGTCAGGGAaacgaatttcgtagtttcaaggtCCTAGTGTATGATCTGATACTGCTGATTTATCCGTCCTGCCCAAGCGAGAACTGCTCTTGCGTCCCTTAAGGCGGGTGTTACTGCTTTTTGTGTTTCCTATGTACACCTGGTCACAAGTGCAAGGGATTTTGTGTACTTCTGCTGTGGCAAGCGACGGGTGTTCGGTTCAAATACTGGATGAGCACCGTTTTTTTCTGACTGCTTTGCTGATATGATCTGTGACAGATTTCAGAAATGGAAGGAACAATTTTCCTTTAATTGATTCTTTTTTATTAGAAGCTCTACATTCTAGACCTTTTAGGCTGTAATGCCCTATTTATCTCTTTGTCAGAGCGGTCGTTTCTTCTGAAGGCAATTCTTAAACTATCGAGCTCGCCCTCCAAGTTCTGTGAGACCCAAATTCTTTTAGTCCGGTCCACCAATGATTTTATCACTccccttttctgcctgggatggtGACTGGAATTTTTGTGCAGATAACTGTCCGTCTGATTGGGCTTTGTGTTGACTTTATGCCCTGAAGTGCCGTCACGTTTTCTAAGTACCTGAACGACCAAAAATGAAATTTGActtcctttctttctctttttccgtaGTGAAATTTATCTTATAGTTAATATTATTCATAAAATTTAGAAATCGAGAGAATTCTTTTTCTACACGAGGCTATATAGAGAAAGTATCATCCACATGCCAGAAACAACATGAGGGTATCTTCTTCGCCGTCGGAAATCTCCGCGGTCTGATGACGCCACGAACCGATTGTTGCGTGGGTATATACACAGTACACAGTTAGGCATACTGATATGCTTATGAGTCGTTAAAAGCCTCAGATGATATCTCTAACATTGGAAGACGAAACGATAGGCAGTTATTTACGCCTTATCCATAAAACAAAAATCGGCAATTACGCCAataccggccgcggaagcctgtaTTGTATGATTGTCACGTTATTGTTGAAGGTGCGTTTGATATCATTCGGCTGTGCGGCGTATAGGGAAATGTCGGGCTTGCTCGACGGCGGGCGTCTCACAGTATGTTGGCAACAATATAAGGTTTGTGCAGGTACTAACCGGACGCTGTTGATGTCGGTGGCGTGCAGGCCGATGACGTCGACGTCTCGGAGAGCGAGGCTGAGCCCGCGGCCCTGCTCCAGCAGCACCTCCGTCAGCCGCAGCGGGTCCAGCGGCTGCACGCCGAACTTGCGGTCGCCTGTCGGAAGAACGCACGCAATTCGGTAAAAACATTGTTACCTGCCCATATCGTATCAGACACACTTAGGTCGTTGCCTCTTCGCGTCAAGCGTAAAAAAAAAGCAGTACGTTATTTATTGCAGTTCGAATCCACTTAGTTCGGCTCTGGAACTGAGTGATAATATTGATGAATTGCGAAATGGAGGGCTCGGGTTTGATGTTGCTGGTCGTTTGAGGAATGGAAAGTGATCCAACCAGCATCGTGACTacaactgaggagcttcttgaagGAGAAATGGCAGCTCCAGTTTGGGAAAACCGACATTATAAGTAGAATGAGAGCTGTGTAGTCGCAAACCCTTCTCTTTTAATATCAATTGACGACTTCAAGGCCCTTGTAAGCGATCAAATTTGATTGTAAAATTCGCTGTTGGCTTCGGAcacgtttatctacatctacatctacatgattactctgcaattcacatttaagtgcttggcagagggttcatcgaaccacaatcatactatctctctaccattgcactccagaacagcgcgcgggaaaaacgaacacctaaacctttctgttcgagctctgatctctctcattttattttgatgatcattcctacctatgtaaactgggctcaacaaaatattttcgcattcggaagagaaagttggtgactgaaatttcgtaaatagatctagccgcgacgaaaaacgtctttgctttaatgacttccatcccaactcgtgtatcatatctgccacactctctcccctattacgtgataatacaaaacgagctgcccttttttgcaccctttcgatgtcctccgccaatcctacctggtaaggatcccacactgtgcagcaatattctaacacaggacgaacgagtgtagtgtaagctgtctctttggtagacttgttgcatcttctaagtgtcctttcaatgaaacgcaacctttggctcgccttcaccacgatgttatctatgtggtctttccaactgaagtttgtaattttaacacccagttacttagttgaattggcagccttgagaattgtactatttatcgagtaatcgaattccaacggatttcttttggaactcatgtggatcacttcacacttttcgttatttagcgtcaactgccacctgccacaccatacagcaatcttttctaaatcgctttgcaactgatactggtcttcggatgaccttactagacggtaaattgcggcatcatctgcgaacaacctaagagagctgctcagattgtcacccaggtcatttatataggtcaggaacagcagaggtcccaggacgcttccctggggaacacctgatatcac of Schistocerca serialis cubense isolate TAMUIC-IGC-003099 chromosome 2, iqSchSeri2.2, whole genome shotgun sequence contains these proteins:
- the LOC126455635 gene encoding protein takeout-like, which codes for MSPRQRTTALTALAAAALVVAFVPAVLASHKLPPYIKPCSQNDIHLDECALRSARAALPGIIKGDRKFGVQPLDPLRLTEVLLEQGRGLSLALRDVDVIGLHATDINSVRLDLPKDTVIVNLTVPHIEILGKYVVKGKIMVLPITGKGNANITLDDVRVSYTFQHDLVRKADGKQYIRGKNNSLTLTAGWGSAHLDNLFNGDKRLGDAMNKFINENWRIVMEEIRAPIEETIVQVVERILTSFTSKVPYEEILLA